The following are from one region of the Amycolatopsis sp. QT-25 genome:
- a CDS encoding YafY family protein — translation MRASRLLSVLLLLQNRGRMTAEELATELEVSVRTVYRDVEALSAAGVPVYADRGRTGGYQLIEGYRTRLTGLTEEEAQSLSLAGLPGAAAELGLGTVLAAAQLKLHAAMPAELRAGASKVADRFYLDVPGWHRGIESLPRLSELADAVWHARRIKVRYERWGQRKVDRVLDPLGLILKAGNWYLAARCDGSDRTYRVSRIEELDDLGETFERPSGFDLARYWQEWSEQFEQRMYSRVAVVRLNEFARILMPIHLGAVGARAVREADAEPDENGWLTMELPVEPGEPAVGELLRFGGNLEVLEPPELRERLAEEIRKMGARYG, via the coding sequence ACCGCGGCCGGATGACGGCTGAGGAGCTGGCGACCGAGCTGGAGGTCTCGGTCCGCACGGTTTACCGCGACGTCGAGGCGCTGTCCGCGGCGGGCGTGCCGGTGTACGCCGACCGCGGGCGCACGGGCGGATATCAGCTGATCGAGGGCTACCGCACGCGGCTGACCGGGCTGACCGAAGAGGAGGCGCAATCGCTTTCGCTGGCGGGTCTGCCGGGCGCGGCCGCCGAACTCGGGCTGGGCACGGTCCTCGCCGCCGCGCAGCTCAAACTGCACGCGGCCATGCCCGCGGAGTTGCGTGCCGGCGCGAGCAAGGTCGCCGACCGGTTCTATCTGGACGTCCCCGGCTGGCATCGCGGGATCGAGAGCCTGCCGCGACTGTCCGAACTGGCCGACGCGGTCTGGCACGCGCGGCGGATCAAGGTCCGGTACGAACGCTGGGGGCAGCGGAAGGTCGATCGCGTCCTCGATCCGCTGGGCCTGATCCTCAAGGCGGGGAACTGGTATCTCGCGGCGCGGTGCGACGGGTCCGACCGGACCTACCGGGTCTCCCGCATCGAGGAGCTGGACGATCTCGGCGAGACCTTCGAGCGGCCGTCCGGCTTCGACCTCGCGCGCTACTGGCAGGAGTGGTCGGAGCAGTTCGAACAGCGGATGTACTCGCGAGTGGCGGTGGTCCGGCTGAACGAGTTCGCCCGCATACTGATGCCGATCCATCTCGGAGCAGTCGGCGCACGGGCGGTGCGGGAAGCGGACGCCGAGCCGGACGAAAACGGCTGGCTGACGATGGAACTGCCGGTGGAACCGGGAGAGCCGGCCGTCGGCGAACTGCTGCGGTTCGGCGGGAACCTCGAAGTGCTCGAACCGCCGGAGCTGCGCGAGCGGCTGGCGGAGGAGATCAGGAAGATGGGCGCGCGTTATGGCTGA
- a CDS encoding uroporphyrinogen-III synthase, producing MADLTGITIGITAERRAEDFIGALTRHGATVLHAPTIRIVPLPDDTELRAATDAVLGGPVGFTAVTTGAGFRGWLSAAEGWGLREPLLERLAASRIFVRGPKAAGAVRGEGLREEFSAPEESNAELFEGLRAAGIRGARVAVQLHGTLLPELTGSLRDAGAEVVQAQPYRWLSPADVGPVHALVESVLSGRVQALAFTSAPAAANLLTLAGSRREELLAALRGPVLCACVGPVTAAPLEAAGIATVQPERQRLGALVKLLVAELRIRPS from the coding sequence ATGGCTGACCTGACCGGCATCACGATCGGGATCACCGCGGAGCGGCGGGCGGAAGACTTCATCGGCGCGCTGACGCGGCACGGCGCGACAGTGCTGCACGCGCCCACCATCCGCATCGTCCCGTTGCCCGACGACACCGAACTGCGGGCGGCGACGGACGCCGTACTGGGCGGACCGGTCGGGTTCACCGCGGTCACCACCGGCGCCGGGTTCCGTGGCTGGCTTTCGGCGGCCGAAGGCTGGGGACTGCGCGAACCGTTGCTGGAGCGGCTGGCGGCGTCACGGATCTTCGTGCGCGGACCGAAAGCGGCCGGCGCGGTGCGCGGCGAGGGGTTGCGTGAGGAGTTCTCCGCGCCCGAGGAAAGCAACGCGGAACTGTTCGAAGGCTTGCGCGCCGCCGGGATTCGCGGGGCACGGGTCGCCGTCCAGCTGCACGGAACCCTGCTGCCCGAACTCACCGGTTCGCTGCGGGACGCGGGCGCGGAGGTCGTCCAGGCTCAGCCGTACCGCTGGCTTTCGCCCGCCGACGTCGGACCTGTGCACGCTCTCGTCGAAAGTGTGCTTTCCGGACGCGTGCAGGCGTTGGCCTTCACCTCCGCTCCGGCGGCCGCGAACCTGCTCACGCTGGCGGGTTCGCGGCGTGAGGAACTCCTTGCCGCACTGCGAGGTCCGGTGCTGTGCGCGTGCGTCGGACCGGTGACCGCGGCGCCGTTGGAAGCCGCCGGGATAGCGACCGTCCAGCCCGAACGTCAGCGGCTCGGCGCGCTGGTCAAACTTCTCGTCGCGGAACTGCGCATTCGGCCGTCTTGA
- a CDS encoding ATP-binding protein, with translation MSESPSVTFVRAILRKGSSVLGASPADEAPDPDSVPDWRYREDSADSLLMRAMRYSALGPIFYRVAAFPKVYLGFLVANGSAGIVPVLSTTVLAVLLNVFAVWWVVKGRGVRAKTSGRLMYADLAVGVVLTTIVAVAAPTEIQPFAIDVAWTWLVGTVALWTLSFGLPAACLLLIAALPFRAFLTWIGGLPIDHPLAVSRSVGCMVALVVAMVTTAGILILLGVGTRFALGIGMRRGQRAERLRIQRIMHDSVLQTLEAMGMEAPDDDSAATQRLAEMRATARAQAAELRRELTGPDAPSARGLAADLAEVATEMARDGLRTQLVAAETEEDYRLSHARRTAIRDAVREALRNTVKHAGTNQVVLRVEECEGGVAVIARDQGAGFSMLDRPPGFGISQSIMARLAEVGGRGTIDSHPGRGTRVTLWVPH, from the coding sequence ATGTCCGAGTCTCCATCGGTCACGTTCGTGCGCGCGATCTTGCGAAAGGGCTCCTCGGTCTTGGGCGCGAGCCCCGCCGACGAAGCACCCGACCCCGATTCCGTTCCCGACTGGCGCTATCGGGAAGACTCCGCGGACTCGCTGCTGATGCGCGCCATGCGCTACTCCGCCCTCGGCCCGATCTTCTACCGCGTGGCCGCGTTTCCCAAGGTATATCTCGGTTTCCTGGTCGCGAACGGTTCGGCGGGGATCGTCCCGGTGCTGAGCACGACGGTATTGGCGGTGCTGCTCAACGTCTTCGCGGTCTGGTGGGTCGTGAAGGGCCGTGGGGTCCGGGCGAAGACGTCCGGGCGGCTGATGTACGCGGATCTCGCCGTGGGCGTGGTGCTCACGACGATCGTGGCCGTGGCCGCGCCCACCGAGATCCAGCCGTTCGCCATCGACGTCGCGTGGACGTGGCTGGTCGGGACGGTGGCGTTGTGGACGCTGTCGTTCGGGCTGCCCGCCGCTTGCCTGCTGCTCATCGCGGCCTTGCCGTTCCGCGCGTTCCTGACCTGGATCGGCGGGCTCCCGATCGACCATCCGCTCGCGGTGAGCCGGTCGGTCGGCTGCATGGTCGCGCTCGTCGTCGCGATGGTGACCACGGCCGGGATCCTGATCCTGCTCGGCGTGGGGACCCGGTTCGCGCTGGGCATCGGGATGCGCCGAGGGCAGCGCGCCGAACGCCTGCGGATCCAGCGGATCATGCACGACTCCGTGCTCCAGACGCTGGAAGCGATGGGCATGGAGGCACCCGACGACGACTCCGCCGCCACGCAACGGCTCGCCGAGATGCGTGCCACCGCCCGGGCGCAGGCCGCCGAACTGCGGCGCGAACTGACCGGTCCGGACGCGCCGTCGGCACGCGGACTCGCCGCGGACCTCGCCGAGGTCGCCACCGAAATGGCGCGCGACGGCCTCCGCACCCAACTCGTCGCCGCCGAGACCGAAGAGGACTACCGCCTCTCGCACGCGCGCCGGACCGCCATCCGTGACGCCGTCCGCGAAGCGCTCCGAAACACCGTGAAGCACGCCGGGACGAACCAGGTCGTGCTTCGCGTCGAGGAGTGCGAAGGTGGCGTCGCAGTCATCGCGCGGGACCAGGGGGCCGGCTTCAGCATGCTGGACCGGCCGCCGGGGTTCGGGATCAGCCAGTCGATCATGGCGCGGCTGGCCGAGGTCGGCGGGCGGGGGACGATCGACTCGCATCCGGGGCGGGGGACCAGGGTGACGCTGTGGGTGCCGCACTGA
- a CDS encoding siderophore-interacting protein, with translation MSYLEAKVTGVRRLTPHMSRVTFSGASLVDQAPDQYVKVFFPRPGQAEPVLPAPPSGDEVLSWYQTYLAMPDDVRPPMRTYTVRALRPSAQEVDIDFVLHGDEGPASAWASRASAGDRVAFLGPHGLYDVPEGTTWQLLIGDETAIPAIGAIVEALPAGTRAVVYVEIGDREDRQVFDTQGVVELHWVVRGSGPVGDAVLEAVRKAELPGGAPYAWISGEANMVKLARRHLVRERGVDKRAICFTGYWRQGVSEEAAGREAMRQAEAGEAAAPEAD, from the coding sequence ATGAGCTACCTCGAGGCGAAGGTGACCGGCGTCCGGAGATTGACCCCGCACATGAGCAGGGTGACCTTCTCGGGGGCGTCGCTGGTGGACCAGGCGCCCGACCAGTACGTGAAGGTGTTCTTCCCGCGGCCCGGCCAGGCGGAGCCCGTGCTGCCCGCCCCGCCGAGCGGTGACGAAGTGCTGTCCTGGTACCAGACCTATCTCGCGATGCCCGACGACGTCCGGCCGCCGATGCGCACCTACACCGTGCGCGCGCTGCGGCCGTCGGCGCAGGAGGTCGACATCGACTTCGTGCTGCACGGCGACGAAGGCCCCGCCTCGGCTTGGGCTTCGCGCGCTTCGGCGGGTGACCGGGTCGCCTTCCTGGGCCCGCACGGGCTGTACGACGTGCCCGAGGGGACGACCTGGCAACTGCTGATCGGCGACGAGACCGCGATCCCGGCGATCGGCGCGATCGTCGAAGCACTGCCCGCCGGAACCCGAGCGGTGGTCTACGTCGAGATCGGTGATCGCGAGGATCGGCAGGTCTTCGACACGCAAGGGGTGGTGGAGCTGCACTGGGTGGTGCGGGGCTCCGGTCCGGTCGGCGACGCGGTGCTCGAAGCCGTGCGGAAGGCGGAACTGCCGGGCGGAGCGCCTTACGCGTGGATCTCGGGCGAAGCGAACATGGTGAAGCTGGCGCGGCGGCATCTCGTGCGGGAGCGCGGGGTGGACAAACGGGCGATCTGCTTCACGGGGTACTGGCGGCAGGGAGTGAGCGAAGAGGCCGCCGGGCGGGAAGCGATGCGGCAGGCGGAGGCCGGGGAAGCTGCGGCTCCCGAAGCGGACTGA
- a CDS encoding MGMT family protein, translated as MDDELHERVREVIASVPAGSVATYGDIASVSGAPSPRLIGRILGEDGQDLPWHRILRADGTPAPHLLHEQLEKLRAEGVLADGQRVDLRRYRWQRDPGDDAGPGALF; from the coding sequence ATGGATGACGAACTGCACGAGCGGGTGCGCGAGGTCATCGCGAGCGTGCCCGCCGGCTCGGTCGCGACTTATGGGGATATAGCGTCGGTTTCGGGAGCCCCGTCCCCCAGGCTGATCGGGCGGATCCTCGGCGAGGACGGCCAGGACCTGCCTTGGCACCGCATTCTGCGGGCCGACGGGACCCCGGCTCCGCATCTGCTCCACGAGCAGCTCGAAAAGCTGCGCGCGGAGGGCGTCCTGGCCGATGGCCAGCGCGTCGATCTGCGAAGATACCGGTGGCAGCGTGATCCCGGCGACGACGCTGGTCCCGGCGCTCTCTTTTAG
- a CDS encoding ATP-dependent DNA helicase — MGVNGRRTAAGTDARLVRTPVTGTPTFQWDSGARRLLAAPDGFRRVLGGPGTGKTALLASAASRRIAEGVDPESVLILTTSRKAAEVLRADITHRLTTDPEEDPLPRTIREPLVRTVHSYAYALLRMEAQADELPPPRLLAGAEQDVVVRDLLAGDIEAGALDWPEQLRPALNVPGFAEELRDLLLRAAERGLGPEDLVELGRRRGRDEWIAAGRFWSQYEEVTLLQGAGGNALGVASAPALDAAELVTSALLALEDDPELREREQRRVRHLFVDDAQHLDPVQTQLIRLIGYAADEFVVAGDPDQSVFSFRGADPRLFADADEDGERTVLLTTAHRLAPVIRTAVTKLGSVLPGSSPQRKLVDAPDAEGGAVRVRLMPTPAAEASWIADQLRRAHLVDGVPWSEMAVLVRSPARTFLVLQRALRAAGVPIGSATEELPLAKQPAVRPLLAMLRLAAEPDLLDVDLAEMLLSSPLGGADPLALRRLRRGLRRLELAGGGQRSSDELLVEALRVNDVLTGLAEVESLPMRRIGGLLHAAHQAVVRGDGVEQVLWDLWQASGLEQRLLRLVDRGGSLGSQADRDLDAIVALFDAAGRYVDRLPKASVASFADYLSSQNIAGDTLAPAAMKSEGVSLLTAHAAAGREWTVVSVAGVQEGSWPDLRLRGSVLGVERLVDLMSGVDDEKVSATAPILAEERRLFYLAASRARKTLLVSAVAGEDEQPSRFIDDLEENGADDGGLDSRMKPAGRSLVLAELVGELREVVCDESSEPERRQRAARQLAKLAAAGVPGAHPGTWYGLLEPSTGEPVHGPGDLIRISPSTVEVLVKCPLRWLIERHGGSDPAQLAAVTGTLVHGLAQAVAGGSSDEQIRAALDEAWVRVDAGAPWFSRRERSRVEQMLRNFISWLESSRRELIEAGVEQDIEVELPVGDTDTDGVRVLLRGRVDRVEMDKDGRPVVIDIKTGKIPISAADAEQHPQLAAYQLAVLLGAIEGGSKPGGARLVYVAKSNNKTGSTQREQAPLDSDGGKQWLELVRSAAGSAAGPEYGVTENPDCDRCPARGCCPLRPEGRQVTGP; from the coding sequence GTGGGCGTGAACGGGCGGCGAACAGCGGCAGGAACCGACGCGCGGCTGGTCCGCACGCCGGTCACCGGCACGCCCACGTTCCAGTGGGATTCCGGCGCCCGGCGCCTGCTGGCCGCCCCGGACGGCTTCCGCCGGGTCCTCGGCGGCCCTGGTACGGGCAAGACGGCGTTGCTGGCGTCGGCGGCTTCGCGGCGTATCGCGGAGGGCGTGGATCCGGAGAGTGTGCTGATCCTGACCACCTCGCGCAAGGCGGCCGAGGTCCTGCGCGCCGACATCACCCATCGGCTCACCACTGATCCGGAAGAGGATCCGCTGCCGCGCACGATCCGCGAGCCGCTCGTGCGCACGGTGCACTCGTACGCGTACGCGCTGTTGCGGATGGAGGCGCAGGCCGACGAACTCCCGCCGCCCCGCCTGCTGGCCGGAGCGGAGCAGGACGTCGTCGTCCGCGACCTGCTCGCCGGCGACATCGAAGCGGGGGCCCTCGACTGGCCCGAACAGCTGCGGCCCGCGCTGAACGTGCCCGGTTTCGCCGAGGAACTGCGAGACCTTCTGCTCCGTGCCGCCGAACGCGGGCTCGGCCCGGAGGACCTGGTCGAACTCGGCAGGCGGCGCGGCCGCGACGAATGGATCGCGGCCGGGCGCTTCTGGAGCCAGTACGAAGAGGTCACGCTGCTCCAGGGCGCGGGTGGCAACGCGCTCGGCGTCGCGAGCGCGCCCGCGCTGGACGCGGCGGAACTCGTCACGTCCGCGCTGCTCGCGCTGGAGGACGATCCCGAACTGCGCGAACGCGAGCAGCGCCGCGTCCGGCACCTGTTCGTCGACGACGCCCAGCATCTCGACCCGGTGCAGACCCAGCTCATCCGGCTCATCGGGTACGCCGCCGACGAATTCGTCGTCGCGGGCGACCCCGATCAGTCCGTGTTCTCCTTCCGTGGCGCGGATCCCCGGCTGTTCGCCGACGCGGACGAGGACGGTGAACGCACGGTCCTGCTGACCACCGCACACCGGCTCGCCCCCGTGATCCGCACCGCCGTCACGAAACTCGGCTCCGTGCTGCCCGGCTCGTCGCCGCAGCGCAAACTCGTCGACGCGCCGGACGCCGAGGGCGGCGCGGTCCGCGTCCGCCTGATGCCGACTCCGGCCGCAGAGGCGAGCTGGATCGCCGATCAGCTCCGCCGCGCACATCTCGTCGACGGCGTGCCGTGGTCGGAGATGGCGGTGCTCGTCCGGTCGCCCGCCCGTACTTTTCTCGTCCTGCAACGCGCTTTGCGGGCAGCCGGGGTGCCGATCGGTTCGGCCACCGAGGAACTGCCGCTCGCGAAGCAGCCCGCCGTCCGTCCTCTGCTGGCGATGTTGCGGCTCGCCGCGGAGCCGGACCTGCTCGACGTCGACCTCGCGGAGATGCTGTTGTCCTCGCCGCTGGGCGGCGCGGATCCGCTCGCCCTGCGGCGGCTGCGGCGCGGCTTGCGCAGGCTGGAGCTCGCCGGAGGCGGACAGCGGTCCAGCGACGAACTGCTGGTGGAAGCCTTACGTGTCAACGATGTCCTCACCGGTCTCGCCGAGGTGGAGTCGCTGCCGATGCGCCGGATCGGCGGCCTGCTGCACGCCGCGCACCAGGCGGTGGTGCGTGGCGACGGCGTCGAGCAGGTGCTGTGGGATCTGTGGCAGGCCAGTGGTCTGGAGCAGCGCCTCCTTCGGTTGGTCGATCGCGGCGGTTCGCTCGGCTCGCAGGCGGACCGGGATCTCGACGCGATCGTCGCCCTCTTCGACGCGGCCGGTCGCTATGTCGACAGATTGCCGAAGGCGAGTGTCGCCTCGTTCGCGGATTACCTGTCCTCGCAGAACATCGCGGGTGACACGCTGGCGCCCGCGGCCATGAAGAGCGAAGGCGTCTCGCTGCTGACAGCGCACGCGGCGGCCGGTCGCGAATGGACGGTCGTGTCCGTCGCCGGTGTCCAGGAGGGCAGCTGGCCGGATCTGCGGCTGCGCGGTTCCGTGCTCGGGGTGGAGCGGCTGGTCGACCTCATGTCCGGCGTCGACGACGAGAAGGTGTCCGCCACCGCGCCGATCCTCGCCGAAGAGCGGCGGCTGTTCTATCTCGCCGCGAGCCGCGCGCGGAAGACGCTGCTGGTCAGCGCGGTCGCGGGGGAGGACGAGCAGCCCTCGCGGTTCATCGACGACCTCGAAGAGAACGGCGCGGACGACGGCGGCCTCGATTCACGGATGAAGCCGGCCGGACGTTCGCTGGTGCTCGCCGAACTCGTCGGGGAACTGCGCGAGGTGGTCTGCGACGAATCGAGCGAGCCGGAGAGGCGGCAGCGGGCGGCGCGTCAGCTCGCCAAACTGGCCGCGGCCGGGGTGCCGGGTGCCCATCCGGGGACCTGGTACGGCCTGCTGGAACCCTCCACCGGCGAACCCGTGCACGGGCCGGGCGACCTCATCCGCATCTCCCCGTCCACGGTGGAGGTTCTGGTCAAATGCCCGTTGCGGTGGCTGATCGAGCGCCACGGCGGCAGCGACCCGGCGCAACTCGCCGCCGTCACGGGCACCCTGGTGCACGGCCTCGCGCAGGCGGTCGCCGGCGGCAGCAGCGACGAGCAGATCCGCGCCGCCCTCGACGAAGCGTGGGTGCGGGTGGACGCGGGAGCCCCGTGGTTTTCGCGCCGCGAGCGCTCGCGGGTCGAGCAGATGCTGCGCAATTTCATCTCCTGGCTGGAATCCAGCCGCAGGGAGCTGATCGAAGCCGGGGTCGAGCAGGACATCGAGGTCGAATTGCCGGTCGGCGACACCGACACCGACGGCGTTCGTGTGCTCCTGCGGGGCCGCGTCGACCGCGTGGAGATGGACAAGGACGGCCGCCCGGTCGTCATCGACATCAAAACCGGCAAGATCCCGATCTCCGCCGCCGACGCCGAACAGCATCCGCAGCTCGCCGCGTACCAGCTCGCCGTGCTGCTCGGCGCGATCGAGGGCGGTTCGAAACCCGGTGGCGCGCGGCTGGTCTACGTCGCGAAGTCCAACAACAAGACCGGATCCACCCAGCGTGAGCAGGCGCCGCTGGACTCCGACGGCGGGAAACAGTGGCTCGAACTGGTGCGTTCGGCGGCCGGATCCGCCGCGGGCCCGGAGTACGGGGTCACCGAGAACCCGGACTGTGATCGGTGTCCGGCGAGGGGTTGCTGTCCGCTGCGGCCCGAGGGCAGGCAGGTGACCGGGCCTTGA
- a CDS encoding UvrD-helicase domain-containing protein encodes MIPALQRRQVEPGEIARALGLHSPTDEQAEVIAAPIEPSLVVAGAGAGKTETMAARVVWLVANSIVPPERVLGLTFTRKAARQLGERVRTRLRRLVGSGLLDRIDPTGDLRMTVTAGEPTVLTYHAYAGRLLSEHGLRLPVQPGVRLLSETSSWQFSHRVVSTWDNDLDTDRVPSTVTAQLLALAGELGEHLVETERLAEYTSWLCEVIENAPRAKGQRAALPQKLAEVMTAQRFRLALLPLVEAYHARKRAEGALDFADQMSLAAQLASSHPAVVAGERERYGAVLLDEYQDTGHAQRILLRSLFGGVEHPPMPVTAVGDPAQAIYGWRGASAANLPRFTTDFPRDNGERLVPALDFGLLTSFRNPPEVLELANAISEPLRERGLGVARLRALEGAGPADIAAALLPDVRAEREWVADAVAKRWFETVEETGKPPTAAVLVRRRADMAPIAAEMRARGLPVEVVGLGGLLDEPEVADLVSTLRVLADPLAGSAAARLLTGARWRIAAADLAALWRRAGELSSPVPPSGKSEADEPVLVTERVEQAGLADAIDDPGTPDRYSPEGYRRIRKIGAELSALRRRLDQSLPELVADVERTMLLDVESLARPGPAGRAHLDAFADVVTDFAETSPTATLLSFVDYLNTAAHAEDGLTPGEVEVLPDRVQVLTVHSAKGLEWRIVAIPHLVKEVFPGRRRSSSWLRTSTSLPAALRGDSEDLPELRIPEGSDRKEVREALELHEKGFVAREADEERRLCYVALTRSEHTMLISGHWWNETSARPKGPSEFLLEIGEVLRANPVGRIEHWADEPEADGDNPLVADSRRSRWPVDPLWPRREGVTNGVDLVLGAMEDTENAETAEEEEEDDPDGWISDTKVLLEERARARDRVQQVVLPPHLSVSQLVELSADPAKLATRLRRPLPVRPNTYARRGTAFHGWLEQRFGGEQLLEIDDLPGAADVDEAPDSELETLQTAFEKSEWAHRVPHAVEVPFSADVVGVTVRGRMDAVFADADGGWTVVDWKTGAVPEKDRLAPLAVQLAAYRLAWAALKKVPVEKVRAAFHYVKHDKTVRPADLLDAEGLRQLLRSVPTI; translated from the coding sequence TTGATTCCCGCACTCCAGCGCCGTCAGGTCGAACCCGGTGAGATCGCCCGCGCGCTCGGCCTGCACAGCCCGACCGACGAGCAGGCCGAGGTCATCGCCGCGCCCATCGAGCCGTCGCTGGTGGTCGCCGGGGCGGGCGCGGGCAAGACCGAGACGATGGCCGCGCGCGTGGTGTGGCTGGTGGCCAACAGCATCGTGCCGCCGGAACGCGTCCTCGGCCTGACCTTCACCCGCAAGGCCGCCCGCCAGCTCGGCGAACGCGTCCGCACCCGGCTGCGCCGCCTCGTCGGATCGGGGCTGCTCGACAGGATCGACCCGACCGGTGACCTGCGCATGACGGTGACGGCGGGGGAGCCGACGGTGCTCACCTATCACGCGTACGCCGGGCGGCTGCTGTCCGAACACGGCCTGCGGCTGCCCGTCCAGCCCGGGGTCCGGCTGCTTTCGGAGACGTCTTCGTGGCAGTTCTCGCATCGTGTGGTGTCCACGTGGGACAACGACCTCGACACCGACCGCGTGCCCTCCACGGTGACGGCGCAGTTGCTGGCGCTGGCCGGGGAACTCGGTGAGCATCTGGTGGAAACCGAACGGCTCGCGGAGTACACGTCGTGGCTGTGCGAGGTCATCGAGAACGCGCCGCGGGCGAAGGGACAGCGTGCGGCGCTGCCGCAGAAACTGGCCGAAGTCATGACGGCACAACGGTTCCGGCTCGCACTCCTGCCGTTGGTCGAGGCGTATCACGCGCGCAAGCGCGCCGAGGGCGCGCTCGACTTCGCCGACCAGATGTCCTTGGCCGCGCAGCTCGCCAGCAGTCATCCGGCGGTGGTCGCGGGTGAGCGGGAGCGCTACGGTGCCGTCCTGCTCGACGAGTACCAGGACACCGGACACGCCCAGCGGATCCTGCTGCGGTCGCTGTTCGGCGGTGTCGAGCATCCGCCGATGCCGGTGACGGCGGTGGGTGACCCGGCGCAGGCCATCTACGGCTGGCGCGGGGCGAGCGCGGCGAACCTGCCCCGGTTCACCACGGACTTCCCTCGCGACAACGGAGAACGGCTCGTCCCGGCCTTGGATTTCGGGCTGCTGACCAGTTTCCGCAATCCGCCCGAGGTGCTCGAACTCGCGAACGCGATCTCGGAACCGTTGCGGGAACGCGGCCTGGGTGTCGCGCGGTTGCGTGCGCTGGAGGGTGCGGGACCGGCCGACATCGCCGCCGCGTTGCTGCCGGACGTCCGCGCCGAACGCGAGTGGGTGGCCGACGCGGTGGCGAAACGCTGGTTCGAAACCGTGGAGGAGACCGGAAAGCCACCGACGGCGGCGGTTCTGGTGCGCCGCCGCGCCGACATGGCGCCGATCGCGGCGGAGATGCGGGCACGCGGGCTTCCGGTGGAGGTCGTCGGCCTCGGCGGTCTCCTCGACGAACCCGAGGTCGCGGACCTGGTCAGCACGTTGCGGGTGCTCGCCGACCCGCTCGCGGGCAGTGCGGCCGCCCGGTTGCTGACCGGGGCGCGCTGGCGGATCGCGGCGGCCGACCTCGCCGCGTTGTGGCGGCGCGCCGGCGAACTGTCCTCGCCGGTGCCGCCTTCGGGCAAGTCCGAGGCGGACGAACCGGTGCTGGTGACCGAACGGGTCGAACAGGCGGGGCTCGCCGACGCGATCGACGATCCCGGGACACCGGACCGGTATTCGCCCGAGGGGTACCGGCGGATCCGGAAGATCGGTGCCGAGCTTTCGGCGTTGCGGCGGCGGCTCGACCAGTCGCTGCCCGAACTGGTCGCCGACGTGGAACGCACCATGCTGCTCGACGTCGAATCGCTGGCCCGCCCGGGACCCGCCGGGCGGGCGCATCTGGACGCTTTCGCCGACGTCGTCACGGATTTCGCCGAGACGTCGCCGACGGCCACTCTTTTGTCCTTTGTGGACTATCTCAACACCGCCGCGCACGCGGAGGACGGGCTCACCCCCGGTGAGGTGGAAGTCCTCCCGGATCGGGTCCAGGTGCTGACCGTGCATTCGGCCAAGGGGCTGGAATGGCGCATCGTCGCGATCCCGCATCTGGTGAAGGAGGTCTTCCCTGGTCGGCGGCGCTCGTCGTCGTGGCTGCGGACGTCGACCTCGTTGCCCGCCGCGCTGCGCGGGGACTCGGAAGACCTGCCGGAACTGCGGATCCCCGAAGGCTCGGATCGCAAAGAAGTGCGGGAAGCACTGGAGCTGCACGAAAAAGGCTTCGTCGCGCGGGAGGCGGACGAGGAGCGGCGGCTCTGCTACGTCGCGCTGACCCGCTCCGAGCACACGATGCTGATTTCCGGCCATTGGTGGAACGAGACCAGCGCGCGGCCGAAGGGACCATCGGAGTTCCTGCTCGAAATAGGCGAGGTGCTGCGGGCGAACCCGGTCGGCCGGATCGAGCACTGGGCCGACGAGCCCGAGGCCGACGGGGACAACCCGCTGGTCGCCGACTCTCGCCGGTCGCGATGGCCGGTCGATCCGCTGTGGCCGCGGCGCGAAGGCGTCACCAACGGCGTCGATCTGGTGCTCGGGGCGATGGAAGACACGGAAAACGCCGAAACCGCCGAAGAGGAGGAAGAGGACGACCCGGACGGCTGGATCTCCGACACCAAGGTGCTGCTGGAGGAGCGCGCGCGAGCGCGGGACCGGGTGCAGCAGGTCGTCCTGCCGCCGCATCTTTCGGTGAGCCAGCTGGTCGAGCTGTCGGCCGACCCCGCCAAGCTGGCCACCCGGCTGCGGCGGCCGCTTCCCGTGCGCCCCAACACCTACGCGCGCCGGGGGACGGCGTTTCACGGCTGGCTGGAGCAGCGGTTCGGCGGCGAGCAACTGCTGGAGATCGACGACCTGCCCGGCGCGGCGGACGTCGACGAGGCCCCCGATTCCGAGCTGGAGACGTTGCAGACGGCGTTCGAGAAGAGCGAATGGGCGCATCGAGTGCCGCACGCCGTCGAGGTCCCGTTCTCGGCGGACGTCGTGGGCGTGACGGTGCGCGGGCGGATGGACGCCGTGTTCGCCGACGCCGACGGCGGGTGGACCGTCGTCGACTGGAAGACCGGCGCGGTGCCGGAGAAGGACCGGCTCGCGCCGCTGGCCGTGCAGCTGGCGGCGTACCGGCTGGCGTGGGCGGCACTCAAGAAGGTGCCGGTCGAGAAGGTGCGGGCGGCGTTCCACTACGTGAAACACGACAAGACCGTCCGCCCGGCCGACCTCCTGGACGCCGAAGGCCTGCGACAGCTACTGCGGAGCGTCCCGACGATCTAG